Proteins encoded in a region of the Nicotiana tomentosiformis chromosome 9, ASM39032v3, whole genome shotgun sequence genome:
- the LOC138898486 gene encoding uncharacterized protein: MVTDCIRYVQKCHRFQIHADMIRVPPNKLNATSAPWLFSAWGMDIIGPTESVASNGHRFILVDIDYFTKWVKAASYKAITKKVIADFVRDRIVCRFGVQESIIIDNAANINSDLMKVIFKIKHKNSTAYRPQMNGVEATNKNIKKILRKMVGNHKQWHERLPFALLGYRTTTRISTGETLYLLVYGTEAVIPVEVEIPSLRIIQEAELSDAQWIISRYEQLALIDGKRMNAVCHGDPRSNCSLNWRNLRSGFHSTFMSSNYFKRNQPPSVTYFLLITVQISITIPRYIRLQS; this comes from the exons atggtaacagactgcatcaggtatgtccagaaatgtcatcgGTTCCaaatacacgcagatatgatacgggtgccgccaaataaactcaatgcaacgagtgcacCTTGGCTTTTttccgcttggggaatggacatcattggACCAACCGAGTCCgtcgcttcaaatgggcacaggttcattttagtggacatagactacttcacaaaatgggtcaaagctgcatcctacaaagctataaccaagaaagtcatcgcagattttgtcagagaccgtattgtttgccgattcggggTTCAAGAGTCCATCATCATCGATAACGCTGCCAATAtcaacagtgacctaatgaaagttatcttcaaaatcaagcacaagaattccacagcatacaggcctcaaatgaatggagtGGAGGctacaaacaagaatatcaagaaaatactgaggaagatggtaggcaaccacaagcaatggcacgagaggttaccatttgccttattggggtaccggACCACAACTCGCATATCAACCGGGGAAACTCTctatttgctggtctatggtaCCGAAGCTGTCATTCCTGTCGaggttgaaattccttctttaagaattatacaagaagctgaacttAGTGATGCACAATGGATAATAAGccgctatgaacaattagctctcattgacgggaaaagaatgaatgcagtgtgtcatg GTGATCCAAGAAGTAACTGTTCTCTTAACTGGAgaaatcttcgctccggtttccattcaacgttcatgtccagcaattatttcaaacgtaaccaaccaccGTCTGTTACCTATTTCCTTCTGATAACCGTTCAAATATCCATAACCATTCCCAGATACATCCGTTTACAATCCTGA